A stretch of the Symmachiella macrocystis genome encodes the following:
- a CDS encoding DUF2071 domain-containing protein produces the protein MKIPVVRGVIDRRILVNYRIKLDVLATLLPSPFRPKPVKGYGIAGICLIRLKQLRPRFLPPLVGISSENAAHRIAVEWEEEGQLREGVYIPRRDTSSRFNTLAGGTIFPGLHHHAQFQVQENGGHYKVQLDSDDDDTHVAVEGTITEAFPDTSIFESIAEVSDFFEAGSLGYSTTRKSNEFDGLELLTFNWHVQPLEITNVKSSFFEDPTLFPPGSVEFDCALLMTGIEHEWHGRPLMKSIAVPAS, from the coding sequence ATGAAAATCCCCGTGGTTCGTGGCGTGATTGACCGGCGGATTCTGGTCAATTACCGCATCAAGCTCGATGTGTTGGCCACTCTCCTACCATCACCGTTTCGGCCGAAACCGGTTAAGGGCTACGGCATCGCCGGGATCTGTCTGATCCGACTCAAGCAGCTTCGCCCGCGCTTTCTGCCGCCACTGGTTGGCATCTCCTCGGAAAATGCCGCTCACCGCATTGCTGTGGAGTGGGAAGAGGAGGGGCAATTGCGCGAGGGGGTCTACATCCCTCGCCGCGATACGTCCTCGCGCTTTAATACCCTGGCCGGTGGCACGATCTTTCCCGGCCTGCACCATCATGCACAGTTCCAGGTTCAAGAAAACGGGGGCCACTACAAGGTCCAACTCGACAGCGATGATGACGATACACACGTCGCTGTCGAAGGCACGATTACAGAAGCATTCCCTGACACGTCGATCTTTGAATCGATCGCTGAGGTGTCGGACTTTTTCGAGGCGGGTTCACTCGGCTACTCAACAACACGCAAGTCCAACGAGTTTGATGGCTTGGAATTGCTCACTTTCAATTGGCACGTCCAACCGCTGGAGATCACCAATGTGAAATCCAGTTTCTTTGAAGATCCGACTCTCTTCCCACCCGGCTCAGTGGAGTTCGACTGTGCACTATTGATGACCGGTATCGAGCATGAATGGCACGGGCGGCCGTTGATGAAATCAATCGCGGTCCCGGCCAGTTAA
- a CDS encoding DUF4153 domain-containing protein, producing the protein MNGQQEPAQPDDALVIETFHDDPVTTPAERAPGTKQSSLRWVELIGVFLLIVLCDVTIYHGQGFAGYAALFLIAPVLLWVSSNRRSGGPAFWIVSFMMLALAAKMLWCGSNALVAVGFALIVAFAMTLVGLCPYVLEMLFFALQTAQAGFYGIVRFGRQLNRLGPIIPRAGWVSIVLPLLAFLVFSWIFVLANPDLNVWFGQGMTQLFKSVQVWVEQYSPDPLQIGFWAAVLWIALGLLRPVIVDSQVFSSTGETPTDEPPEAIDADLYPALRNTLVTVVVLFGVYLVFEFQSMWFHEFPPGFHYSGYAHEGAAWLTAALALATIMLSLVFRGDILRERRVGSLRRLAWLWSIENMLLAASVYNRLFIYIGFNGMSRMRIVGLFGMTAVVVGFLLVIWKIARNRNLFWLARRHLWTLAIALYLLALTPLDTLVVGYNVRRILDGDPAPSVQISVHPINSEGILQLQPLLNSDNEIIREGVRALLALHQSEAESTATRRSALGWTTYQIADEIALEEFRRNQEAWQQYTDPQVRQAALDRFHKYAYQWF; encoded by the coding sequence ATGAACGGTCAACAGGAACCGGCGCAACCCGATGATGCGCTCGTCATCGAAACGTTTCACGATGATCCCGTTACGACTCCAGCGGAGCGCGCGCCTGGAACGAAGCAATCGTCGCTTCGCTGGGTCGAGTTGATCGGTGTCTTTCTGCTGATCGTCTTGTGCGATGTCACGATTTATCACGGCCAAGGCTTCGCCGGCTATGCGGCTTTGTTCCTGATTGCTCCAGTTCTATTGTGGGTGAGCTCCAACCGACGCAGCGGCGGACCGGCGTTTTGGATTGTATCGTTCATGATGCTCGCCTTGGCAGCTAAGATGCTGTGGTGCGGATCCAACGCGCTGGTGGCCGTCGGGTTCGCGTTGATTGTGGCCTTTGCGATGACGTTGGTGGGGCTTTGTCCTTATGTACTCGAAATGCTCTTTTTTGCGCTGCAAACGGCGCAAGCCGGATTTTACGGAATCGTTCGTTTTGGTCGACAATTGAATCGCCTCGGCCCGATCATTCCACGTGCCGGCTGGGTCAGCATTGTCCTTCCATTACTTGCCTTCTTGGTATTCAGCTGGATATTTGTGCTGGCGAATCCCGACTTGAATGTTTGGTTCGGGCAGGGAATGACGCAACTGTTCAAGTCCGTGCAGGTATGGGTCGAGCAGTACTCGCCCGATCCGCTCCAAATCGGATTTTGGGCGGCGGTTTTGTGGATCGCTTTGGGATTGCTGCGGCCGGTCATAGTGGATTCGCAAGTCTTTTCGTCAACCGGCGAAACTCCGACTGACGAACCCCCCGAAGCCATCGATGCCGATCTCTATCCCGCGCTGCGAAACACATTAGTCACCGTCGTGGTGCTGTTCGGCGTCTATTTGGTCTTTGAATTTCAGAGCATGTGGTTTCACGAATTCCCACCTGGATTTCACTATTCAGGTTATGCCCACGAAGGGGCCGCGTGGCTGACGGCGGCGCTTGCATTGGCGACGATCATGCTTTCACTCGTCTTTCGCGGAGATATTCTGCGAGAACGACGCGTTGGTTCGTTACGGCGACTGGCCTGGCTGTGGTCGATCGAAAACATGCTTCTGGCGGCATCGGTCTATAACCGGCTGTTCATTTACATCGGCTTCAACGGCATGTCGCGGATGCGGATTGTAGGGTTGTTTGGTATGACGGCGGTTGTGGTGGGATTCCTGTTAGTGATCTGGAAAATCGCCCGCAATCGCAATTTGTTTTGGCTGGCCCGACGTCACTTGTGGACGCTGGCCATTGCGCTGTACCTGCTCGCCTTAACGCCGCTGGACACGCTTGTTGTCGGCTACAACGTCCGCAGGATTCTCGATGGTGATCCGGCGCCGTCGGTTCAAATCAGCGTACATCCCATCAATTCCGAAGGGATTTTGCAGCTGCAACCGTTGCTCAACAGCGACAACGAAATCATCCGGGAAGGCGTGCGCGCGTTACTGGCTTTGCACCAAAGCGAAGCGGAATCAACAGCGACACGCCGCTCTGCTTTGGGATGGACGACGTATCAGATTGCGGATGAAATCGCGCTGGAGGAATTTCGCCGGAACCAGGAAGCATGGCAGCAGTATACCGATCCCCAAGTCCGCCAAGCAGCACTCGATCGATTCCACAAATACGCGTATCAATGGTTTTAA
- a CDS encoding 3-keto-disaccharide hydrolase — translation MKLPLRFAAALFVSLAAVPAFAGEWVELFDGKTLDGWTQRNGTATYRVEDKTIVGKTNTGSPNSFLCSDKDYGDFELEFEVKVHDKLNSGVQIRSQTKKTPTGRVNGPQVEIEASGANGDEAGYIYAEGTKLGWLIPDDIRKPHKHFKDGEWNKYRVVASGPRIQTWINGKPIADLTNESIYKTYPKGFIGLQVHGIGKDKGPYEVAWRNIRIKELD, via the coding sequence ATGAAATTGCCGCTAAGATTCGCCGCCGCACTGTTCGTCTCCCTCGCCGCCGTTCCCGCATTCGCCGGGGAATGGGTGGAGCTGTTCGACGGCAAGACGCTCGATGGCTGGACACAACGCAATGGCACCGCCACCTATCGTGTCGAAGATAAAACGATCGTCGGAAAAACCAATACGGGCAGTCCAAATTCGTTTTTGTGCAGTGACAAAGACTACGGTGACTTCGAGCTAGAATTCGAAGTCAAGGTGCACGACAAGTTGAATTCCGGCGTCCAAATCCGCTCCCAAACCAAAAAGACCCCCACCGGTCGCGTGAATGGTCCGCAGGTGGAAATTGAAGCCAGCGGCGCCAATGGCGACGAAGCGGGTTACATCTACGCCGAAGGGACCAAGCTTGGTTGGTTGATACCGGATGATATCCGAAAACCGCACAAACATTTTAAGGACGGTGAGTGGAATAAATACCGCGTCGTTGCCAGCGGCCCGCGGATTCAGACTTGGATCAACGGCAAACCGATTGCCGACCTAACTAATGAGTCGATCTACAAAACGTACCCCAAAGGCTTTATCGGCCTGCAGGTGCACGGCATCGGCAAGGACAAAGGACCGTACGAAGTCGCTTGGCGGAACATCCGCATCAAGGAATTGGACTAA
- a CDS encoding DUF1501 domain-containing protein: MAQRPIETASRLSRRQMLKIGALGFGSIACSYLDGMEQSAAAAPVDNGLAPQSGHFEAPAKAVIMLMQNGGPGQMDLFDPKPDLTKHSGKVHVEKVEMFQPGSEGNTLLGSPLKFRKYGESGIEMAEILPHLGSVADEICLVRSMYNLHNNHTESLVALNTGKIFQGRPALGSWVSYGLGTENQNLPAYVVLRDPEGYNTSGTLLWQNGWMPALYRGTEVSTAGTPVLNLNPSQPIPPAVQRENLDLLAKLNRRHQQDFAYESSLEARIQNYELAARMQLAAAETLDLSRETPATRKMYGLDEPETAGYGLRCLMARRLVESGVRFVQILPPVKPNSQPWDAHDNSKTDNEAICAKCDLPSAALIKDLKQRGLLESTIVVWSGEFGRLPVSQNGKGRDHNRNAFSLILAGGGFKAGHVHGATDDIGYRSVVDPVGVSDLHATLLHQLGLDHTRLTYEHHGSDETLTDARVTDARVEGELFHGPVRV; encoded by the coding sequence ATGGCACAGCGACCTATCGAAACTGCATCACGCTTGTCCCGGCGGCAAATGTTGAAAATCGGCGCGTTGGGATTTGGTTCGATTGCGTGCTCGTATCTTGACGGTATGGAACAATCCGCCGCAGCCGCGCCTGTCGACAATGGACTGGCTCCCCAGTCGGGGCATTTTGAGGCTCCCGCCAAAGCGGTGATCATGCTGATGCAAAACGGCGGCCCGGGGCAGATGGATCTGTTTGACCCCAAGCCGGATCTCACCAAGCACAGCGGCAAGGTGCACGTCGAAAAAGTCGAGATGTTTCAACCCGGCAGCGAGGGAAACACGCTGTTAGGCAGTCCGCTGAAGTTTCGCAAATACGGCGAGAGCGGTATCGAGATGGCCGAAATCCTGCCGCACCTCGGTTCGGTGGCGGATGAGATTTGCCTCGTGCGGTCGATGTATAATCTGCATAACAATCACACGGAATCACTGGTGGCGCTGAACACCGGTAAGATCTTCCAAGGTCGTCCCGCCCTCGGTTCGTGGGTCAGTTACGGACTCGGTACAGAAAACCAAAACTTGCCCGCCTACGTCGTGCTTCGCGACCCCGAGGGGTATAACACGAGCGGCACGTTGTTGTGGCAAAACGGTTGGATGCCCGCGCTGTATCGCGGCACCGAAGTCAGCACCGCGGGGACGCCGGTACTGAATCTCAATCCCAGCCAACCGATTCCCCCGGCGGTACAGCGCGAAAATTTGGACCTGTTGGCCAAATTGAATCGAAGGCATCAGCAGGACTTTGCCTACGAATCCTCGCTGGAAGCGCGGATCCAAAATTACGAACTCGCCGCGCGCATGCAACTGGCAGCTGCGGAAACGTTGGACCTGTCACGGGAGACACCGGCGACGCGCAAGATGTACGGCCTGGATGAACCCGAAACTGCCGGGTACGGGCTGCGGTGTTTGATGGCCCGCCGGTTGGTCGAGTCGGGTGTTCGTTTTGTGCAAATCTTGCCGCCGGTCAAACCCAATTCGCAGCCTTGGGATGCGCACGATAATTCTAAGACCGATAATGAGGCCATCTGCGCCAAGTGCGATTTGCCCTCTGCTGCCCTGATCAAGGACCTCAAGCAACGAGGACTGCTGGAGAGCACGATTGTCGTTTGGTCGGGAGAATTCGGCCGCTTACCTGTGTCGCAAAACGGCAAAGGCCGCGACCACAATCGCAATGCATTTAGCCTGATTCTCGCCGGCGGCGGTTTTAAAGCGGGGCATGTGCACGGCGCGACCGACGACATCGGTTATCGTTCGGTCGTCGACCCGGTGGGAGTCTCGGATTTGCATGCGACACTATTGCATCAATTGGGGCTGGATCATACACGACTGACGTATGAGCATCACGGCAGCGACGAAACACTGACCGATGCCCGCGTGACCGATGCCCGCGTCGAGGGTGAATTGTTCCATGGTCCGGTGCGGGTTTGA
- a CDS encoding DUF1553 domain-containing protein translates to MNSRTLLKQLAILLAVMAGFVESGNAQAAPPQEGLILWLDASEIDSDALPDGAISKWTDKSGHGNYVVQEIAERRPTFSKDAWDGHPAVHFDGDDLLVAEKFAGLATGDRPFHILIVMRGGANSSHMAQRLIDLNSRDVATGDFPKRAGLWVGYQQGRKKLRIGIHNGDEGEGQSAAWNDHPTLIEAAYTGEQAFALHVNGRREQRGVFNGTHFLGFQPLVSLALGQHFGQVDATDSYFEGDIAEVLVYDRALTATQQYETGQYLSKKYALKTDFRPIPQFERDIRPILASHCQDCHGGDVREAELDLRTVSDMLRGGQAGPVIVRGFPDRSEIVAMIKTGKMPPDGENPLSADEVRMLRDWIEADAPSTEKIVLTADATNITAEQRQHWAYQLLKVEKPRSVVATDRIENDIDRFVVAKLEEQNLQLSPPANRTTLIRRVYFDLIGLPPTPEEIDAFISDKRPDVYERLVDGLLNSEHFGERWGRHWLDVVGYVDMFGSDNDAAIIKPLNGKWRYRDYVIRAFNADKPFDRFLVEQLAGDELYDWKSADAFTPEMLECLIATGFLLSANDDTDQNELNTPDVRHHVVQRTSELVANSLLALTLQCAKCHDHKYDALPQADYYRLQAVFAPAFNVRHWVVSTGKARADVPDAVKTEIDSINQQADAEIAKLTQQDAAILAQVRQNVYDKKLAALPATIREDAKTAVATPADKRSDSQKQLAVQYETQLNVTTEEIKAALSDEHRQQCASIAQQIAKQQSSKRAYGTIQHVHETYPPPPTYVLRRGNYLRPGLEVQPGLLSILETPSTEESNTVAAAGNSSGRRLALARQLTNGDKLAGQYVARVIVNRFWQQVFGRGIVATSDNFGVAGAAPSHPELLDWLTSEFLRNGWRAKPIIKQMVMSHAYRQAAVLTSEMVAAEKTDPENALLWRMNLRRLDSEYVRDAILVSSGKLDRSLFGEFIPVDVRPDGMVVIKKAGLPTPTYQWRRSIYVLARRNYHLTMLRIFDQPIVARNCTQREPSAVVTQALTLLHDDFVLEQAAFFAERLAAHKTPAEQITAAYRIALGRLPTDEEIRWCTELLHRQAERFRTDEKTAEKVDQLALAQLCKVLFNTNEYLYVR, encoded by the coding sequence GTGAACTCGCGAACACTCCTCAAACAGCTGGCGATTCTACTCGCTGTCATGGCGGGATTTGTGGAGTCGGGCAATGCGCAAGCGGCGCCGCCACAGGAGGGATTGATCCTGTGGTTGGACGCGAGTGAAATCGACAGCGATGCGCTGCCTGATGGGGCGATTTCGAAATGGACCGACAAAAGCGGGCATGGGAATTATGTCGTCCAGGAAATCGCAGAGCGGCGACCGACTTTCAGCAAAGATGCCTGGGACGGACATCCCGCAGTTCACTTTGATGGCGATGATCTATTGGTTGCCGAGAAGTTTGCAGGACTCGCAACCGGCGACCGGCCGTTTCATATTCTGATCGTCATGCGCGGCGGAGCGAATTCCTCGCACATGGCGCAGCGGTTGATCGATCTCAATTCCCGTGACGTGGCCACGGGAGATTTCCCCAAACGCGCGGGCCTGTGGGTCGGTTATCAACAAGGCCGCAAGAAACTCCGGATCGGCATTCACAATGGCGACGAAGGTGAGGGGCAAAGCGCAGCTTGGAATGATCACCCCACATTGATCGAAGCGGCCTATACCGGCGAACAAGCGTTTGCGCTGCACGTCAATGGCCGTCGCGAACAGCGGGGGGTGTTCAACGGTACGCATTTTCTCGGATTCCAACCGCTGGTCTCGTTGGCCCTTGGGCAACACTTCGGCCAAGTCGATGCGACCGATTCTTACTTCGAAGGGGACATCGCTGAGGTACTGGTCTATGACCGGGCATTGACGGCGACACAGCAGTACGAAACGGGGCAGTATCTGTCAAAGAAATACGCGCTCAAGACCGATTTTCGTCCGATCCCGCAGTTCGAACGGGACATCCGACCGATTCTGGCGTCGCATTGCCAAGATTGCCACGGCGGCGATGTGCGGGAAGCGGAATTGGATTTGCGGACAGTCTCGGACATGCTTCGTGGCGGGCAAGCGGGACCGGTCATCGTTCGCGGCTTTCCCGATCGCAGCGAAATTGTCGCCATGATAAAAACCGGCAAGATGCCGCCCGACGGGGAGAACCCGCTCTCAGCCGACGAGGTTCGCATGCTGCGCGATTGGATCGAAGCCGATGCGCCGTCAACAGAAAAGATCGTCTTAACGGCTGACGCAACGAACATCACCGCCGAACAACGTCAGCACTGGGCCTACCAGCTGTTGAAGGTCGAAAAACCGCGGTCGGTTGTCGCAACCGATCGTATCGAAAACGACATCGACCGCTTCGTCGTCGCGAAACTTGAAGAACAAAACCTGCAACTCTCACCACCGGCAAATCGCACGACGTTGATTCGCCGCGTCTACTTTGACCTGATCGGTCTGCCACCCACACCAGAGGAGATCGATGCGTTTATTTCAGACAAGCGCCCTGATGTCTATGAGCGTTTGGTGGACGGACTTTTGAATTCGGAACATTTCGGCGAACGGTGGGGACGGCATTGGCTGGATGTTGTCGGGTATGTGGATATGTTCGGCAGCGACAACGATGCGGCAATCATCAAGCCGCTCAATGGAAAGTGGCGGTACCGCGATTACGTGATTCGCGCCTTCAATGCCGACAAACCGTTTGACCGGTTTTTGGTCGAGCAGTTGGCAGGGGATGAATTGTACGACTGGAAATCCGCCGACGCATTTACACCAGAGATGCTGGAATGCTTGATTGCCACTGGGTTTTTGCTCTCCGCCAACGACGACACCGACCAAAACGAACTCAATACGCCCGATGTGCGGCATCATGTCGTACAACGCACATCGGAACTGGTCGCCAACAGTCTGTTGGCTCTAACATTGCAGTGCGCAAAGTGCCACGACCACAAATACGACGCATTACCGCAAGCCGATTATTATCGTCTGCAAGCGGTTTTTGCGCCAGCGTTCAATGTGCGGCACTGGGTTGTCTCGACCGGTAAAGCGCGCGCGGATGTTCCCGATGCGGTGAAAACCGAGATCGACAGTATCAATCAACAGGCCGACGCCGAAATTGCCAAGCTAACGCAGCAGGACGCAGCGATTCTTGCGCAGGTCCGACAAAACGTTTATGACAAAAAACTCGCCGCGTTGCCCGCTACCATTCGGGAGGATGCGAAAACCGCCGTCGCCACACCGGCTGATAAACGTAGCGACTCGCAAAAGCAACTCGCCGTTCAATATGAAACCCAGTTGAACGTAACGACTGAAGAAATCAAGGCGGCGCTAAGCGACGAACACAGACAGCAATGCGCATCGATCGCCCAGCAAATTGCCAAACAGCAAAGCAGCAAGCGCGCCTACGGAACGATACAACACGTGCACGAGACGTACCCCCCGCCGCCGACGTATGTGCTCCGCCGCGGAAACTATCTGCGGCCCGGTTTGGAGGTGCAGCCTGGATTGTTAAGTATTCTGGAAACACCGAGCACGGAGGAATCAAATACGGTTGCCGCGGCCGGGAATTCCAGCGGGCGCCGATTGGCATTGGCCCGTCAACTGACTAACGGGGACAAACTGGCGGGGCAATACGTCGCGCGGGTGATCGTCAATCGATTTTGGCAGCAGGTTTTCGGGCGGGGCATTGTGGCGACCAGCGACAATTTCGGTGTTGCTGGGGCGGCGCCTTCCCACCCGGAATTGCTGGACTGGCTGACGTCCGAGTTCTTACGAAATGGTTGGCGGGCCAAACCGATCATCAAACAGATGGTGATGTCCCATGCGTATCGACAGGCAGCGGTTCTCACGTCGGAGATGGTGGCTGCGGAAAAGACGGATCCGGAAAACGCTCTGCTGTGGCGGATGAATTTGCGGCGGTTGGATTCGGAATATGTCCGCGACGCAATCTTGGTCAGCAGTGGCAAGTTGGACCGCAGCTTGTTTGGCGAGTTTATCCCGGTCGATGTCCGTCCCGATGGCATGGTGGTCATCAAAAAAGCGGGGTTGCCCACGCCCACCTATCAATGGCGCCGCAGCATCTATGTGTTGGCACGGCGCAACTATCACCTAACCATGCTGCGGATTTTTGACCAACCGATCGTGGCTCGCAATTGCACACAGCGCGAACCGTCGGCGGTCGTCACGCAAGCGCTGACGTTATTACACGATGATTTCGTACTGGAGCAAGCCGCGTTCTTCGCAGAGCGACTCGCCGCGCACAAAACCCCAGCGGAGCAAATCACGGCCGCCTATCGCATCGCATTGGGCCGACTCCCCACGGATGAGGAGATCCGCTGGTGCACGGAATTGCTGCACCGGCAGGCAGAACGGTTCCGTACGGATGAAAAAACAGCCGAGAAGGTGGACCAATTGGCTTTGGCGCAGCTTTGCAAGGTTCTGTTCAACACCAACGAGTATTTGTACGTCCGCTGA
- a CDS encoding Gfo/Idh/MocA family protein, translating into MTASKRTIDVAIIGGGMFFDDIIGQTFKDFMRGGMAGALNSIGMSHMAADVADVEIRVCAVGTRSEKSGTAGRIVQWFSEDFPDGKIDACYGDAVWKDILATHKPDVLFVATPDHVHAEPILDALDAGCDVITEKPLCLTTSEADEIIAKARETGRIVAVDMHKRYDPFVREMMSKAPEQYGPINRVRTVLEEPLEVSTDIFAWAEQSNPFAYVGCHWLDVVHHYLGVKPVTVFATGQKNLLLNWDEHHKEIARRRGVDPSTFKRQHAIKTWDSVDVAVTYDNGMRGDYNNNWINPAEFEGAVNQEIELYGIYGRGYVDQQDRGYREAIIGDGSRTRNPSFGGRIHHIGGELEIFGYGKASIAAGMLAVIRRRILGESLEAIGDSYPTAASQRDVVRVIEAASVVAEKNYVHFEAGRGTPVTALLSDSEIQIIEPKS; encoded by the coding sequence ATGACTGCGAGCAAACGGACGATCGACGTTGCCATTATTGGTGGCGGGATGTTTTTTGATGATATTATTGGCCAGACCTTCAAGGACTTTATGCGGGGGGGAATGGCCGGCGCGCTCAACAGCATTGGCATGAGCCACATGGCAGCGGACGTGGCTGATGTGGAGATTCGCGTGTGTGCGGTCGGGACGCGGAGCGAAAAGAGCGGCACCGCGGGACGGATTGTCCAATGGTTTTCCGAGGACTTTCCGGACGGCAAAATTGATGCCTGTTATGGAGACGCCGTCTGGAAAGACATACTGGCCACGCACAAACCGGATGTGCTGTTCGTTGCCACGCCCGATCATGTGCATGCGGAGCCCATTTTAGATGCGCTGGATGCCGGTTGCGATGTGATTACCGAAAAGCCGCTCTGTTTGACGACCAGCGAAGCGGATGAAATCATCGCCAAGGCCCGCGAGACCGGTCGTATTGTTGCTGTCGATATGCACAAACGGTACGACCCGTTCGTGCGGGAGATGATGTCCAAAGCCCCCGAGCAATACGGCCCGATCAACCGCGTGCGGACGGTGCTCGAGGAACCACTGGAGGTCAGTACAGACATTTTTGCCTGGGCCGAACAAAGCAATCCGTTCGCTTATGTCGGTTGCCATTGGTTGGATGTCGTCCACCATTACTTGGGCGTCAAACCGGTCACGGTGTTTGCCACAGGGCAAAAGAACCTACTGCTCAATTGGGATGAACACCACAAAGAGATCGCCCGCCGTCGCGGCGTCGACCCCTCGACATTCAAACGGCAACATGCGATCAAAACCTGGGACAGCGTTGACGTGGCAGTAACGTATGACAACGGCATGCGGGGCGATTACAACAACAATTGGATCAACCCGGCGGAGTTTGAAGGGGCGGTCAATCAGGAGATCGAACTGTACGGTATCTACGGCCGGGGCTATGTCGATCAACAAGATCGCGGTTACCGCGAAGCCATCATCGGCGACGGATCACGCACACGGAACCCCTCGTTCGGCGGGCGGATTCATCATATTGGCGGAGAGTTGGAAATTTTTGGTTACGGGAAAGCCTCCATTGCTGCCGGGATGTTGGCCGTGATTCGTCGACGCATCTTGGGCGAATCGCTGGAAGCCATCGGTGATTCCTACCCGACAGCCGCCAGCCAACGAGACGTTGTAAGAGTAATCGAAGCGGCATCGGTTGTGGCGGAAAAGAACTACGTACACTTCGAAGCGGGCCGCGGCACACCGGTGACGGCGTTGTTAAGCGATTCGGAAATCCAAATCATCGAACCGAAAAGCTAA